The Sphingopyxis sp. TUF1 genome segment CTGCGCCGATCGTTTCGCCGCTGGCGAGGCCGGGGAGCCACCGCGTCTTTTGCGCTTCGGTTCCATAAAGTTCGATCGCCTTCGCTGCGCCGAAGCTGGAGGTCAAGAACGGCGCGCCGCTGATCGTTCGTCCCGCCTGATGCGCGATCAAGCCAAGCTCGACGAGGCCCAGGGCCAGCCCGCCATAAGCTTCGGGGAGCGCCAGTGCGGTCCAGCCTTGCTCCTTCGCGGTGGTCCAGAAGGCGTCATGATATTGACCGCTGGCCTCGAGCAGCGGCAGCAGATCGTTCTTGTGGACCCGCGCTTCCAGCGCACGCCGCGATTCGGTGGCGATCGCCTGCTGCCCTTCGTCGTACAAGATCGACATCGGCTTTATCCCTCTACCCTTTATATTTCGGCCATCATCCCGACGTTAACGTAAACGTCAAGTGTTTTGCCGTTACGGAAGGATGAAGGGAAGGCAATCACGGTCAGGCCGCCGCGGCTTTCCAGTCGCGCTTGATCTTCTTCGCAAGGCTCCATTTGTGGACCTCGGTGGGTCCGTCGTAGATGCGGAACGCGCGGACCTCGCGGAACACCTGTTCGACGATCGTCTTGTCGGTGACCCCGGTGCCGCCCATCACCTGGACGCAGCGGTCGGCGATCCGCATCAGCGCTTCGGACACCGCGACCTTCGCCATCGAGCTCTCGACGGTGCCGAGCGAGCCGGTGTCGAGCACGGTGGCGCACCAGTCGATCATCAGCTCGGCCTGTTTCAGGTCGATCATATTCTCGGCGAGCATGAAGCCGACGCCTTCATGCTCGATCAACACCTTGCCGAATGCCTCGCGGCGATTGGCATAGTCGGTGGCAATCTCATGCGCGCGGATGCACGCGCCGAGCCAGCGCATACAGTGCGACAGGCGGGCAGGGGAGAGGCGGATCTGCGCATAGCGGAAACCTTCGCCCGCCTGCCCTAGCATCTGGTCGGCGGGGACGCGGAGGTTGTCGATCGTGATTGTCGCATGACCGCCGGGCATCGAGCTGTCGATCGTGTTCGGGACATGGTCGATGCGGATCGCCGGGTCGGGCAAGTCGACGAGGAACATGCACGCGCCCTCCTCCGCCTTTGCCATTACGATGCCGACGCGCGCGCCCTGCGCGCCGGTGATAAGCGTCTTGCGGCCGTTGATGACCCAATGATCGCCGTCGGGATGGCAGACCGTCTTCATCATCGACGGGTCGGACCCGGCGCCGCCCTCATCGGCAGGCTCGGTCATGAAGAAGGCCGAGCGGACGCGGCCTTCGACCAGCGGTTTCAGAAAGCGCTCCTGAAGCTCCGGACTCGCTTCCTTGCCCAGCAGATACATATTGCCTTCGTCGGGCGCCATCGTGTTGCAGGCGAGCGGGCCGAGCGGCGACAAGCCGCTTTT includes the following:
- a CDS encoding acyl-CoA dehydrogenase family protein, producing MTAHQGISDRALTIAAKVEAFVREIIIPYERDPRRDHHGAPTDELVMEMREHARAAGVLTPHVLNDGSHLNQRETAVVLIKSGLSPLGPLACNTMAPDEGNMYLLGKEASPELQERFLKPLVEGRVRSAFFMTEPADEGGAGSDPSMMKTVCHPDGDHWVINGRKTLITGAQGARVGIVMAKAEEGACMFLVDLPDPAIRIDHVPNTIDSSMPGGHATITIDNLRVPADQMLGQAGEGFRYAQIRLSPARLSHCMRWLGACIRAHEIATDYANRREAFGKVLIEHEGVGFMLAENMIDLKQAELMIDWCATVLDTGSLGTVESSMAKVAVSEALMRIADRCVQVMGGTGVTDKTIVEQVFREVRAFRIYDGPTEVHKWSLAKKIKRDWKAAAA